The following proteins are co-located in the Candidatus Eremiobacteraceae bacterium genome:
- a CDS encoding Ig-like domain-containing protein yields the protein MKIAFLSLLAASMLASGCSAGALAGLVGIPKPTPTPQLIMTPSSLTMQTTGPTQTQTITASESGSTFFTAQSSDVTIATVTPVQNTTNAFSVSALAVGACTINVTDENGQTVHVKVTVSL from the coding sequence ATGAAGATCGCGTTTCTCTCGCTCTTGGCGGCGTCGATGCTGGCCTCGGGCTGCAGCGCTGGAGCGCTGGCCGGCCTTGTCGGCATCCCAAAACCGACACCCACACCTCAGTTGATCATGACTCCCTCCAGTTTGACGATGCAGACCACCGGGCCGACCCAGACGCAGACGATCACCGCGAGTGAATCCGGCAGCACGTTCTTCACCGCGCAAAGCAGTGACGTGACCATTGCCACGGTGACCCCGGTTCAGAACACAACCAACGCCTTTTCGGTATCCGCGCTGGCGGTTGGGGCGTGCACGATCAATGTCACGGACGAGAATGGCCAGACGGTCCACGTCAAGGTCACGGTGAGCCTGTAG
- a CDS encoding AAA family ATPase produces MISSPITCRRFVGRHEQLELLKVQWRASRAGRGSTVLVAGDAGLGKSRLVREFCGSIVADRSLIAFGECLEYARGPFAPFVDALRTLTASQPEALRDSLAVRRILAPLFPEFVTPDAPPLEVNRRQQFDAYVEALQRLLGPAGAVIVIEDIHWADEGTLGLIQHLVGAAPELPLLLIVTHRSDELNRNHRLVPVIAKIARKPAVFQTRIERLDDEEMDEWLGEIAKDHPRLSRDALQRARQLAEGNPLFAEELITHAVGGAAAELPLTLREAVLERLRPLPRDARLVLVVAAVVGERFEPEIVAEASRRPVDDILEVLRRARDLGLVVQDAGNDRLRFKHALMREIFYRELLAPEARTLHARIAKALERRPDAASRPVELAHHFWEARDQAGAARYSEAAGDAAQRAGAYEDGAGFYERALEFEHGASADQARLYEKLGASLDNSGLAERAARAFDQAIAHYRAVGMTEKVAVTLNGLGRQQAMLGDLDAATATSESALEMLRDLPESPARVRILYGFGLTCGLREEWPRAIGYLDEALVLVDAAEPRLRASLLAQRGIGLALTGNLVLAQEAAMTALAAAYETGEDSAIVNALLCSGIINDEAGNLPKAIEMYDRTAARAAESLLSVQGAIAFINLGFALFLVGDLTRAAQAVSKAHAASRRLELPIIRLLTEHLNILLALRSGESVLADYAADEGAVETAMQIGQPYSIASGGVFADYFGRLGRSDEARAVFSRALDTLRAPTRAIYLLVYAAQFASAVDIERLRVAVAPWAAAQITSRGRAYLAYLDANRAERDGDRGAAMRHALEASRLFAEIEHPYPQALALELAGELPAALEIYRRIGASRDARRLDTVLAPKGRRDRRASGLSEREREVARLVAQGKSNKVIAAALSISGRTVENHITSALKKLGASSRTELAARLTRDHESNSR; encoded by the coding sequence ATGATCTCGTCGCCAATCACGTGTCGCCGGTTCGTTGGCCGGCACGAACAGCTCGAGTTGCTTAAAGTCCAATGGCGTGCAAGCCGCGCCGGGCGCGGCTCGACCGTGCTCGTAGCCGGCGATGCCGGCCTCGGAAAATCAAGGCTGGTCAGAGAGTTCTGCGGATCCATCGTCGCAGACCGCAGCCTTATCGCATTCGGCGAGTGTCTTGAATATGCGCGCGGTCCGTTCGCGCCGTTCGTCGACGCTTTGCGCACGCTCACAGCGTCACAACCAGAAGCGCTGCGCGATTCGTTGGCGGTGCGGCGGATTCTCGCGCCGCTTTTCCCCGAATTTGTCACGCCGGACGCGCCGCCGCTCGAGGTGAACAGGCGCCAGCAATTCGACGCATACGTCGAAGCGCTGCAGCGGCTGCTCGGGCCGGCGGGCGCCGTCATCGTCATTGAAGATATACACTGGGCGGACGAAGGGACGCTTGGTCTGATTCAACACCTCGTCGGCGCCGCACCCGAGTTGCCGCTGCTCCTGATCGTCACCCATCGCTCCGACGAGTTGAACAGAAATCATCGACTCGTTCCCGTGATCGCGAAGATCGCCCGGAAGCCGGCAGTTTTTCAAACGCGGATAGAACGGCTCGACGACGAGGAGATGGACGAGTGGCTCGGCGAGATAGCAAAGGACCATCCGCGTTTGTCGCGCGACGCCCTGCAACGGGCGCGGCAACTCGCCGAAGGCAATCCGCTCTTCGCCGAGGAGTTGATTACGCACGCCGTCGGCGGCGCTGCAGCCGAGTTGCCCCTCACCTTGCGCGAAGCGGTGTTGGAGCGCTTGAGGCCGCTGCCAAGAGATGCCCGGCTCGTGCTTGTCGTCGCGGCGGTGGTCGGTGAGCGCTTCGAGCCGGAAATCGTCGCCGAAGCATCGCGCCGCCCGGTGGACGATATTCTCGAGGTCTTGCGGCGTGCCCGCGACTTAGGTCTCGTCGTTCAAGACGCCGGCAACGATCGGCTTCGGTTCAAGCACGCGCTGATGCGCGAGATATTCTACCGCGAATTGCTCGCACCGGAAGCAAGGACACTGCATGCGCGCATCGCCAAGGCGCTGGAGCGCCGGCCAGATGCCGCAAGCCGTCCGGTCGAGCTCGCGCATCACTTTTGGGAAGCGCGCGACCAAGCCGGCGCGGCCCGCTACAGCGAGGCCGCCGGCGACGCCGCGCAGCGCGCCGGCGCTTACGAGGACGGAGCGGGATTCTACGAACGAGCACTCGAGTTCGAGCACGGGGCGAGCGCCGATCAAGCCCGCTTGTACGAAAAGCTTGGCGCTTCGCTCGATAACTCAGGCCTCGCCGAACGCGCCGCGCGCGCATTCGACCAAGCCATCGCGCATTACCGCGCGGTTGGGATGACGGAAAAAGTCGCCGTGACGCTCAACGGTCTCGGACGCCAGCAGGCGATGCTCGGCGATCTGGATGCCGCGACGGCGACCAGCGAATCCGCACTTGAGATGCTCCGCGACCTACCGGAAAGTCCGGCGCGTGTCCGCATCCTCTACGGCTTTGGACTTACGTGCGGGCTTCGCGAAGAGTGGCCGCGGGCGATAGGCTACCTTGACGAAGCGTTGGTCTTAGTCGACGCTGCCGAACCACGACTACGCGCCAGTCTGCTCGCGCAACGCGGCATCGGCCTCGCGTTGACGGGCAATCTCGTACTCGCCCAAGAGGCCGCCATGACCGCGCTTGCTGCGGCGTACGAAACCGGCGAAGATTCTGCGATCGTCAACGCATTGCTCTGCTCGGGGATCATCAACGATGAAGCGGGCAACCTGCCGAAGGCCATCGAGATGTACGACCGCACGGCGGCACGTGCGGCCGAATCGCTGCTGTCCGTGCAAGGAGCGATCGCCTTCATCAATCTCGGATTCGCGTTGTTCCTCGTGGGTGACTTGACGAGGGCGGCGCAAGCTGTATCGAAAGCGCACGCTGCAAGCCGGCGGCTCGAACTGCCGATCATCCGTCTTTTGACCGAGCATCTGAACATTCTCCTGGCTCTGCGCAGCGGCGAGTCCGTGCTGGCCGACTACGCCGCCGACGAGGGCGCCGTCGAAACCGCCATGCAGATAGGACAGCCGTATTCGATCGCGTCCGGCGGCGTGTTCGCGGACTACTTCGGCCGCTTGGGTAGGTCTGACGAGGCGCGCGCCGTTTTTTCGCGCGCTCTCGACACGCTTCGCGCGCCCACGCGTGCGATCTATCTCTTGGTGTATGCGGCGCAATTCGCATCGGCCGTGGATATTGAACGTCTACGCGTTGCGGTCGCGCCGTGGGCCGCGGCACAGATCACTTCGCGCGGGCGGGCTTACTTAGCGTATCTCGACGCCAATCGTGCCGAGCGCGACGGCGACCGCGGCGCGGCGATGCGGCATGCGCTCGAGGCGTCCAGATTATTCGCCGAGATCGAACACCCGTATCCGCAAGCGCTGGCCCTCGAACTCGCCGGCGAATTGCCCGCTGCGCTTGAGATCTACCGCCGGATCGGCGCGTCGCGCGATGCGCGCCGGCTCGATACGGTGCTGGCGCCGAAGGGTCGGCGCGACCGGCGCGCCTCCGGATTGAGCGAGCGGGAACGAGAAGTCGCGCGTCTTGTGGCGCAAGGCAAATCCAATAAGGTTATCGCGGCCGCGCTTTCGATCAGCGGACGCACGGTGGAGAATCACATCACATCGGCGTTGAAGAAACTCGGCGCGTCATCGCGCACGGAGCTTGCGGCGCGCCTCACGCGTGATCACGAATCCAATAGCCGCTAG
- the msrA gene encoding peptide-methionine (S)-S-oxide reductase MsrA has protein sequence MEHATFGAGCFWGVESAFREIPGVTDVAVGFMGGRTVNPTYREVCEGNTSHAEVAQVTFDPAKVSYSKLLDAFWQMHDPTTLNRQGPDVGSQYRSVIFTHSPEQAAQATASRDALAAAGRAGRKIVTQIVPATEFYRAEEYHQRYFEKQGVGASCHRPA, from the coding sequence ATGGAACACGCAACATTTGGCGCCGGATGCTTTTGGGGTGTTGAATCCGCGTTTCGCGAGATTCCCGGTGTCACCGACGTGGCTGTCGGCTTCATGGGCGGGCGCACCGTCAACCCCACCTATCGCGAGGTGTGTGAGGGCAACACGAGCCACGCGGAAGTCGCGCAAGTCACCTTCGACCCGGCCAAAGTCTCGTACTCGAAACTGCTCGACGCGTTTTGGCAAATGCACGACCCCACGACGTTGAACCGTCAGGGACCTGACGTGGGCTCGCAATACCGCTCGGTGATCTTCACCCACTCGCCCGAACAAGCGGCGCAGGCCACGGCGTCACGCGATGCGCTTGCCGCCGCAGGCAGGGCGGGCCGCAAGATCGTGACGCAAATAGTGCCTGCAACAGAATTCTATCGCGCCGAAGAATATCACCAGCGCTACTTCGAGAAGCAGGGCGTAGGAGCGAGTTGTCACCGGCCCGCATGA
- a CDS encoding EAL domain-containing protein, translating to MHATPLAVVEWDLEFRAVSWNVAARTLFGYDADEMTHPDAYDSLLAGGGGTSSSQLRNAVMARKSSMKITERHRTRDGRAIVCEWHHTPLIDYAGKIVGVGSIAQNVTEAVRSAPATADGESADIVERLNRACEAVAGTPSLVAVMIADIDGLRSINEGFGIRAGDRVLSETATRLTLAAPEAQIVTRLGGDEFVVVATVADRDAAAILAKRIVLSFAEPFAFEQSTFVATASVGVALCPGDGTGEALLTAASRARDTAKKQGRDCHAFFVRRAVSTTEAIEQLYLETGLRLAVARDELELYFQPQIDFTTGRVYGAEALVRWHHPARGLVMPNVFIPVAERTGLIVPIGTWVLRNACEALDSWHAAGFPHLRVSVNVSGGELRPRIVDDIAAVLCAANVDPRNVELELTETVAMRTGDATTELLQKLKSFGVQISVDDFGIGYSSLAYLHRFPIDTLKIDRTFVMDCCTNRVNAAIVDAIIAMGHGLEVKVVAEGVESAEQAAYLKSRGCQGAQGYHYGRPMRSEDFVALMRSGPVFDG from the coding sequence ATGCATGCGACTCCGCTTGCCGTCGTCGAATGGGATTTGGAGTTTCGCGCCGTGTCGTGGAACGTCGCCGCGCGAACGCTCTTCGGTTACGACGCTGACGAGATGACGCATCCCGACGCCTACGATAGCCTTTTGGCGGGCGGCGGCGGCACATCGTCTTCGCAACTTCGTAATGCGGTGATGGCTCGCAAGAGCTCGATGAAGATAACCGAGCGCCATCGGACCCGCGACGGCCGCGCCATCGTGTGTGAATGGCATCACACTCCGCTCATCGACTATGCGGGCAAGATAGTGGGCGTCGGATCGATCGCGCAGAACGTGACCGAAGCGGTGCGATCGGCGCCGGCCACTGCAGACGGGGAGTCGGCGGACATCGTGGAGCGCTTGAACCGAGCGTGCGAAGCGGTCGCGGGTACGCCGTCACTCGTCGCAGTGATGATCGCCGACATCGATGGTCTGCGCAGCATCAATGAAGGATTCGGCATCCGCGCGGGCGACCGGGTTTTATCCGAGACGGCCACACGGTTGACGTTAGCGGCGCCCGAAGCGCAGATCGTCACTCGTTTGGGCGGCGACGAGTTCGTCGTGGTTGCGACGGTCGCGGATCGCGACGCGGCCGCGATTCTGGCCAAGCGAATCGTGCTGTCGTTTGCAGAACCGTTCGCGTTCGAACAATCGACGTTCGTCGCGACCGCGAGCGTCGGCGTCGCGCTCTGTCCTGGCGACGGAACGGGCGAGGCCTTGTTGACGGCCGCGTCGCGCGCGCGCGATACGGCGAAGAAGCAAGGCCGCGATTGTCATGCATTTTTCGTGCGGCGGGCGGTCTCGACGACCGAAGCGATCGAGCAGTTGTATCTTGAGACTGGACTGCGCCTCGCCGTGGCCCGCGACGAACTGGAGCTCTACTTTCAGCCACAGATCGACTTCACGACCGGGCGCGTGTACGGTGCGGAAGCCCTCGTCCGATGGCATCATCCCGCGCGCGGCCTGGTCATGCCGAACGTCTTCATCCCGGTCGCGGAACGGACTGGTCTGATCGTGCCCATCGGCACGTGGGTTTTACGCAACGCGTGCGAGGCGTTGGACTCGTGGCACGCAGCCGGATTCCCGCATCTCCGCGTGAGCGTCAACGTTTCCGGCGGCGAGTTGCGGCCGCGCATCGTCGATGATATCGCGGCCGTGCTCTGCGCAGCGAACGTAGATCCGCGAAATGTTGAACTCGAGCTCACCGAGACCGTAGCCATGCGGACCGGAGACGCGACGACCGAGCTGCTGCAGAAACTCAAGTCGTTCGGCGTGCAGATCTCGGTCGACGATTTCGGGATCGGCTATTCTTCGCTTGCGTATCTCCACCGTTTCCCAATCGACACGTTGAAGATCGACCGCACGTTCGTGATGGATTGCTGCACGAATCGCGTGAATGCCGCCATCGTCGATGCGATCATCGCGATGGGCCACGGTCTGGAAGTCAAGGTCGTCGCCGAGGGCGTCGAGTCGGCCGAGCAGGCCGCTTATCTAAAATCGCGCGGCTGTCAGGGCGCGCAGGGTTATCACTATGGCAGACCCATGCGCAGCGAAGATTTCGTCGCGCTTATGCGCAGCGGTCCGGTCTTCGACGGCTAA
- a CDS encoding LuxR C-terminal-related transcriptional regulator, whose amino-acid sequence MIGRADILWALSQRRPPAAILLGEPGIGKSRLLTETRRLDHRGNTINVGCHPGAALLPMDPMLALVRALHRSGRISKTVCDSALGSAERDRLWFVRDAIEAGIGGQDLTFQIDDLHFADTASIDALRYCIDRLQDLPATWHLASRAGGGNIERFASDLERLGLATVIPVEPLTPDEMRELAATLAPSPLAEADLGRLVDRTGGNPLYAELLLSDGDIAGREIPRNLRTELRERLGGLDGPEKILAGWLAVHRGALPQGALAALSRLSPGQVLAALSSLTDCGIILRSAEGYSFRHELVRDACYEILDESVRAGYHQTLAERSDDGWQKAGHFDGAGRYNEAALLLNRLGWDRFDSHGPSEALAAFERALERLDSDSDDAWESRAGIAAAHAAHGRTDEAIRRMRAFEARSQLLPAALRVRARVAFAEAAWDHVQDPKIALPPLEAAMSEAAAAAPHLLPRVLYLVGAVYERRGDLEKARETLERGLSCCDERTHMREAIRLRSWLAVVVGRLGNAREGIEIATLAADQAAMYGLGNEYAQVCAKLCYLCDMLDDSAGYEHWCRRGIAVAGPKSRRIETLLMVNLACACIDQGRLTEGLGLCVAAVKSVERGNSTLLCQARCAEAITYAMLGDAASAEHAIGEAAALDVNASWRRAVRYTEGFVAEFAGDYAVSLERYEDAVAGFDSNVGQGEVYELRALAGIARTASLLNQREKAAKALARLRDSNRHGWQVARVLLAEAEGFYKLLDGDVASGLEELRAAIDNAGTNVVWQTYLRLIVAEHSPRQAREQLLEIIDAFDSLGARSLADRARGLARANGLRPGRRRESHGQMTDREATIALLVASGKTNAEIGELLHVSSKTVEYHLSNIMTKFGLRSRVEIATRVAAGTLLGLGEDARA is encoded by the coding sequence ATGATCGGGCGTGCCGACATTTTGTGGGCGCTGTCACAACGGCGCCCGCCGGCTGCAATTCTCCTCGGCGAGCCAGGCATCGGCAAATCCCGCTTGCTGACGGAAACGCGCCGGCTGGACCATCGCGGCAACACGATCAACGTCGGATGTCACCCGGGCGCAGCGTTATTGCCGATGGACCCGATGCTCGCGCTGGTCCGTGCGTTGCATCGCAGCGGTCGGATTTCGAAGACCGTATGTGACAGCGCCCTCGGTTCGGCCGAGCGCGACCGTTTGTGGTTCGTGCGCGACGCGATCGAAGCTGGTATCGGGGGCCAAGACCTCACCTTTCAAATCGACGACTTGCATTTCGCCGATACGGCGAGCATCGATGCGCTGCGCTATTGCATAGACCGGCTGCAAGATCTGCCGGCCACTTGGCACTTGGCATCGCGTGCGGGCGGCGGCAACATAGAGCGGTTTGCCTCCGACCTCGAACGTCTCGGCCTCGCGACCGTGATACCGGTCGAACCGCTGACGCCGGACGAGATGCGCGAGCTTGCCGCGACGCTTGCCCCATCGCCGCTCGCCGAGGCCGATCTGGGGCGCCTCGTCGATCGCACCGGCGGGAATCCGCTCTACGCCGAACTGCTTCTTTCGGACGGCGACATCGCCGGACGCGAGATCCCGCGCAACCTGCGCACCGAATTGCGCGAGCGGCTCGGCGGTTTGGACGGCCCGGAGAAGATCCTCGCAGGCTGGCTTGCGGTGCATCGCGGTGCGCTGCCGCAAGGTGCGCTCGCTGCGCTCTCGCGACTTTCCCCCGGCCAAGTGCTCGCTGCGCTTTCGTCGCTGACCGACTGCGGCATCATCCTGCGTTCGGCCGAAGGCTATTCGTTTCGGCATGAACTGGTCCGAGATGCTTGTTACGAAATACTCGACGAGTCCGTGCGCGCCGGCTATCATCAGACGTTGGCGGAGCGCAGCGACGACGGATGGCAGAAGGCCGGCCACTTCGACGGCGCCGGCCGGTATAACGAGGCCGCCCTCCTCCTCAACAGGCTCGGTTGGGACCGCTTCGACTCTCACGGTCCGAGCGAAGCGCTCGCCGCGTTCGAGCGCGCGCTCGAACGGCTCGACTCGGACTCCGACGACGCGTGGGAATCGCGCGCGGGTATCGCCGCGGCGCACGCCGCCCACGGTCGAACCGACGAAGCGATTCGTCGCATGCGGGCGTTCGAAGCGCGATCGCAACTCTTGCCGGCCGCGCTGAGGGTTCGCGCGCGTGTGGCGTTTGCCGAGGCGGCGTGGGATCACGTGCAGGACCCGAAGATCGCATTGCCGCCGCTTGAAGCAGCGATGTCCGAGGCCGCGGCAGCCGCGCCGCATCTCTTACCGCGCGTTCTGTATCTCGTCGGTGCCGTGTACGAGCGGCGCGGTGATCTCGAAAAGGCACGCGAGACGCTGGAGCGCGGCCTATCGTGCTGCGACGAACGCACGCACATGCGCGAGGCGATCCGGCTCCGCTCGTGGCTGGCGGTCGTCGTCGGCCGGCTGGGGAACGCGCGCGAGGGGATCGAGATCGCGACGCTTGCTGCGGATCAAGCGGCGATGTATGGCTTGGGCAACGAATATGCGCAGGTCTGCGCGAAGTTGTGTTATCTGTGCGATATGCTCGACGACTCCGCCGGCTACGAACATTGGTGCCGGCGCGGCATCGCCGTAGCAGGCCCGAAGTCGCGGCGCATCGAGACCTTGCTCATGGTCAATCTTGCGTGCGCATGCATAGACCAAGGCCGGCTCACTGAAGGTCTCGGCCTCTGCGTGGCCGCGGTGAAATCGGTCGAACGCGGCAACTCGACCCTGCTTTGTCAAGCGAGGTGCGCGGAAGCCATCACGTACGCCATGCTCGGCGATGCCGCGAGCGCGGAGCACGCCATAGGCGAAGCAGCGGCGCTGGACGTCAACGCGAGTTGGCGCCGGGCGGTTCGTTATACCGAGGGATTTGTGGCGGAGTTCGCCGGCGACTACGCCGTCTCGCTCGAGCGCTACGAAGACGCCGTCGCTGGGTTCGACTCAAACGTCGGACAGGGCGAAGTATACGAATTGCGCGCACTCGCGGGGATCGCACGCACGGCCTCGCTGCTGAATCAGCGCGAGAAGGCCGCCAAGGCATTGGCACGTCTGCGCGATAGCAATCGTCATGGATGGCAAGTCGCACGCGTTCTCCTTGCGGAGGCCGAGGGTTTCTACAAACTACTCGACGGCGACGTCGCGTCGGGCTTGGAAGAATTGCGCGCTGCCATCGACAACGCCGGCACCAATGTGGTGTGGCAGACGTACCTGCGTCTGATCGTGGCCGAGCATTCCCCGCGGCAAGCGCGCGAGCAACTCCTTGAGATCATCGATGCGTTCGATTCACTCGGCGCCCGGTCGCTCGCGGACCGTGCCCGCGGATTGGCGCGCGCGAATGGCTTACGGCCCGGCCGCCGGCGTGAGTCGCACGGTCAGATGACCGATCGCGAAGCCACGATCGCGCTATTGGTCGCGAGCGGCAAAACCAACGCGGAGATCGGCGAACTGCTGCACGTGAGCAGCAAGACCGTCGAGTATCACTTGAGCAATATCATGACGAAATTCGGCTTGCGGTCGCGGGTTGAAATCGCGACGCGCGTCGCTGCCGGTACGTTGTTGGGCCTTGGAGAAGACGCCCGGGCCTGA
- a CDS encoding copper amine oxidase N-terminal domain-containing protein, which yields MSVSPLLAARGAEPNAARVVVNGHAVTSDVPPLVEQHRVLVPIRAVFTALGAYVDFDARTKTVIVAQPKTTIELRVFSQRADVNGNTVWLDEPAIVRQGRTLVPLRFIAEASGADVSFDDTRNVAEVNLAGGGSGSFGPRIPNTGDAAAISSLTIDTHGKKLLESGDVLQVNVVGTQGGRATFDLAGIIAGAAMHEISSGTYSGFYVVRAGRNVNDVHAYAHLTVNGTTANATSDETVSVAGRTPSVVATSPGAGERTYVAQPSITAAIDDHGGPAVDAASLRVYLDNTDVTPYSGISANSLYFTPYYPLVPGWHRVGVYGDDVAGIPFSSDWSFFVEPSYAYGGYSAGPCCGYPLGFGQNGFPIFSMTPLQFGTYGPGSVITLVMQGLPGGYALVQLVGTGNTILMNEVAGMPGYYTGSYVVPPGLDLWPVAFNVNYYGPNGLNAHAHAGSGLRFVATAAKARTARTQPVRRRPAFATGVVAAARAGGGSGAVDPDQPVVPRPPQIAPLPVMRLPLPVPIFSARPLPPVRPPVSPLPRVTLRPVATPQPVPPRVTPTPRPLPTIPPPPVRVTPTPAATRRPLPPPTLAPSPTPT from the coding sequence ATGTCCGTCTCGCCGCTCTTGGCGGCGCGCGGCGCTGAGCCGAATGCCGCTCGCGTCGTCGTGAACGGTCACGCGGTGACGTCCGATGTGCCTCCGCTTGTCGAGCAGCATCGCGTGCTCGTGCCGATACGGGCGGTGTTCACCGCGCTCGGCGCGTACGTCGATTTCGACGCGCGCACGAAAACGGTCATCGTCGCGCAGCCGAAGACCACGATCGAACTGCGCGTGTTCAGCCAGCGCGCGGATGTCAACGGCAACACCGTGTGGCTCGACGAGCCCGCGATCGTCCGGCAAGGCCGCACGCTCGTGCCGCTGCGCTTCATCGCCGAAGCTTCCGGCGCGGACGTGTCGTTCGACGACACGCGCAACGTCGCCGAAGTGAATCTCGCCGGCGGCGGCTCCGGAAGTTTCGGTCCGCGGATTCCGAACACGGGCGATGCCGCGGCGATCAGCTCGCTCACGATCGATACGCATGGCAAAAAACTATTGGAGTCCGGCGACGTCTTGCAGGTGAACGTCGTCGGCACGCAAGGCGGCCGGGCGACGTTCGACTTGGCCGGCATCATCGCCGGCGCCGCGATGCATGAGATCTCCTCGGGAACCTATTCGGGATTCTACGTCGTGCGTGCGGGGCGCAATGTGAACGACGTGCACGCCTACGCGCATCTGACGGTGAACGGCACGACCGCAAACGCGACGTCGGACGAGACGGTCTCCGTCGCCGGCCGCACGCCGAGCGTGGTGGCGACGTCGCCGGGAGCGGGCGAACGCACCTACGTGGCGCAGCCATCGATCACGGCGGCGATCGACGATCACGGTGGACCCGCGGTGGATGCCGCTTCGCTACGCGTCTATCTCGACAACACCGACGTCACCCCGTACAGCGGCATCAGCGCGAACAGTCTTTATTTCACGCCGTATTACCCGCTCGTGCCGGGTTGGCACCGCGTGGGCGTCTACGGCGACGACGTCGCGGGCATTCCGTTTTCGAGCGACTGGTCGTTCTTCGTCGAGCCGTCGTACGCGTATGGAGGTTACTCAGCCGGTCCGTGTTGTGGCTACCCGCTCGGATTCGGACAGAACGGCTTCCCGATCTTCTCGATGACGCCGCTGCAGTTCGGCACGTATGGACCCGGCAGCGTGATCACGCTCGTCATGCAAGGATTGCCCGGCGGCTACGCGCTCGTGCAGCTTGTCGGAACGGGCAATACCATTTTGATGAATGAAGTCGCCGGAATGCCGGGCTATTACACCGGATCGTATGTCGTGCCGCCTGGTCTCGACCTGTGGCCGGTGGCCTTCAACGTCAACTATTACGGCCCGAACGGGTTGAACGCGCACGCGCACGCAGGCTCGGGCCTGCGATTCGTTGCGACCGCCGCGAAAGCGCGCACTGCGCGCACGCAGCCCGTCAGACGGCGGCCTGCCTTTGCCACCGGCGTCGTAGCCGCGGCCCGCGCCGGCGGCGGGTCCGGTGCGGTGGACCCCGATCAGCCGGTGGTGCCGCGCCCGCCCCAGATCGCACCGTTGCCCGTGATGCGTCTGCCGCTGCCGGTTCCGATTTTTTCTGCGCGGCCGTTGCCGCCCGTGCGGCCACCCGTTTCGCCGTTGCCGCGCGTGACGCTGCGCCCGGTAGCTACGCCGCAGCCGGTCCCGCCGCGCGTGACTCCGACACCACGGCCCCTTCCGACGATACCGCCGCCGCCCGTGCGTGTCACACCGACCCCGGCGGCCACGCGGCGTCCGTTGCCGCCGCCGACGCTCGCGCCGTCGCCTACTCCGACGTAG
- a CDS encoding AraC family transcriptional regulator: MSTILKPGTFYGETVSLRVADAVLTEVRHRVGRSVPTHTHEASYFSILLEGTYSETWHDTTIVYEPFTCVYHAAHTEHTDTIGPNGCRMFFIELLPSWVDVIDALGSQPEHLLKMHGGDAVWLALRLYHEFLTRDSSASLTAESLLYELCTHVARGNHDEEREPTWLAAVDAAVQTGFRDGLEIRDLASAVNVHPSHLCRAFRRYRGQTVGDHVIGLRLQAVCRRLIDASTSLSEVALEAGFTDQSHMNRTFKRMIGESPGAYRKRLRDGALS, translated from the coding sequence ATGAGCACCATTCTCAAACCGGGGACCTTCTACGGCGAAACCGTGTCACTACGGGTCGCCGATGCCGTCCTCACGGAGGTCCGCCATCGCGTCGGCCGTTCGGTTCCCACGCATACGCACGAGGCCTCCTACTTCAGCATCCTGCTCGAGGGCACGTACAGCGAGACCTGGCACGACACGACCATCGTCTACGAACCGTTCACCTGCGTCTATCATGCGGCCCACACCGAACACACCGATACGATCGGGCCAAACGGCTGCCGGATGTTCTTCATCGAGCTGCTTCCGTCGTGGGTCGACGTCATCGACGCGCTCGGATCGCAGCCGGAACACCTTCTCAAGATGCACGGTGGCGACGCGGTATGGCTTGCCCTACGGCTCTATCATGAATTTCTGACGCGCGATTCTTCCGCGTCGCTGACCGCGGAATCGCTGCTTTACGAGCTATGCACGCACGTGGCGCGGGGCAATCACGATGAGGAGCGTGAGCCCACGTGGCTCGCGGCTGTCGATGCCGCGGTGCAAACTGGCTTTCGCGATGGGTTAGAGATCCGCGATCTCGCCTCTGCGGTGAACGTGCACCCTTCTCACCTTTGTCGCGCGTTTCGTCGCTACCGCGGCCAGACCGTGGGCGATCATGTCATCGGATTGCGGCTGCAGGCGGTGTGCCGCCGTCTGATCGATGCGTCGACAAGCCTGAGCGAAGTCGCGCTCGAAGCCGGCTTCACCGATCAAAGTCACATGAACCGCACGTTCAAGCGTATGATCGGCGAGTCGCCCGGCGCGTACCGCAAGCGGCTGCGCGACGGCGCGCTTTCGTGA